A DNA window from Trichosurus vulpecula isolate mTriVul1 chromosome 2, mTriVul1.pri, whole genome shotgun sequence contains the following coding sequences:
- the MSANTD4 gene encoding myb/SANT-like DNA-binding domain-containing protein 4, whose protein sequence is MKQLKRKRKSNFSVQETQTLLKEIRKRKEVIFSKQLNTTINEMKRKAWEEIAECVNAVGEGEQRTGAEVKRRYLDWRALMKRKWLKANMKLVDSGFPRSSSDFNDSLTEELDEKILFPNESNLDWQNTADFKEADGSLTEIKEEEEEEEEKGPQNFEFEMEEEEEEMLSSVVPDSKRENELDDFPHIKEFGTLSSIQSQSAYDDSYLLISLEKQKLEIEKQRLDIEAERLQIEKERLQIEKERLWHLDMEHERLQVEKERLQIEREKLRLQVVHLEKPALENDLGQAEKSILQPLDLETEKLKLEKERLQLEKDRLQFLKFESEKLQIEKERLQIEKERLRIQREGHLK, encoded by the exons ATGAAGCagttgaaaagaaaaaggaaaagcaattttAGTGTTCAAGAAACTCAGACCCTTTTGAAAGAaattagaaagaggaaagaagtaaTATTTTCCAAGCAGCTCAATACAACAATTAATGAGATGAAAAGGAAGGCTTGGGAGGAGATTGCTGAGTGTGTGAATGCTGTGGGTGAAGGAGAACAAAGAACCGGGGCTGAGGTGAAAAGGCGATACCTGGACTGGCGAGCACTTATGAAAAGGAAATGGTTGAAGGCAAACATGAAGCTGGTGGACTCTGGCTTCCCCCGTTCATCGTCAGATTTCAATGACTCTCTCACTGAAGAGTTGGATGAAAAGATTTTGTTTCCAAATGAGTCAAATTTGGACTGGCAAAATACAGCTGATTTCAAGGAAGCAGATGGATCCTTAACAGAaatcaaagaggaagaagaggaggaggaagagaagggtccACAGAATTTTGAA tttgaaatggaggaggaggaggaagaaatgttATCCTCTGTGGTGCCAGATTCCAAGAGGGAAAACGAGCTTGATGACTTCCCCCACATCAAAGAGTTTGGTACTCTCTCCTCAATACAGTCTCAGTCTGCCTATGATGATTCGTACTTACTTATAAGCTTGGAGAAACAGAAGCTTGAGATAGAAAAGCAACGGCTAGATATCGAAGCAGAAAGACTACAGATAGAAAAAGAGCGCCTGCAAATTGAGAAGGAACGGTTATGGCATTTAGACATGGAGCATGAGAGACTGCAAGTAGAGAAAGAGCGGCTGCAAATCGAAAGAGAAAAATTGAGGTTACAGGTTGTCCATTTGGAGAAACCTGCTCTGGAAAATGATCTCGGCCAAGCAGAAAAAAGCATTCTGCAGCCCCTGGATTTAGAGACTGAGAAATTGAAACTTGAGAAGGAACGCTTACAACTAGAAAAAGACAGGTTGCAGTTTCTGAAGTTTGAATCTGAGAAACTTCAGATTGAAAAGGAACGTTTACAGATAGAAAAAGAACGGCTTCGTATTCAGAGGGAGGGACACTTGAAATGA